The window CCCCGGAGCGCATGCTCGCCTACGCCAAGTCCGCGCACGAGCGGGGCCTGAAGGCCATCATCGCGTGCGCCGGTGGCGCCGCCCACCTGCCGGGCATGGTCGCCGCCGCGACGCCGCTGCCGGTCATCGGCGTGCCGCGCGCGCTGGCCGACCTCGACGGCATGGACTCCCTGCTCTCCATCGTGCAGATGCCCGCCGGCGTGCCGGTGGCGACCGTCTCCATCGGCGGCGCGAAGAACGCCGGCCTGCTGGCCGTGCGGATGCTCGGGGCGGGGGACCCGGCGCTCGTCGAGAAGATGGCGCAGTACCAGCAGAACATGGCCGCCGAGGTGGAGGCCAAGGACGAGCGTCTGCGGAAGAGCCTGCTGGAGGGGTAAAGATGGGGGCATGACCACTGTTGCCCTCATCAACCCCAGCACCGGCGAGACCGAGGAGACGTTCCCGCGTTTCGACGACGCCGACCGCGACGCCCTCCTCGACCGCGCCGTCACCGCCCAGCGTGCGTGGCGCGCGACCCCGCTCGAGGAACGCGCCGCCGTCCTGCGCCGCACCGCCGCCCTCTACCGCGAACGCGCCGAGGACCTCGCCGGCCTCATCGGCCGCGAGATGGGCAAGCTGCGCCGCCAGGGGCTCGGCGAGCTGCGGATCGTCGCCGACATCTACGACTGGTACGCCGAGCACGCCCACGAGCTGCTCGCCCCGCAGGAACTGCCCGCGCAGGGGGCGCTGCGCACCTTCGTGCGGAAGGACGCGCTCGGCGTCGTCCTCGGCATCATGCCGTGGAACTTCCCCTACTACCAGGTCGCCCGCTGGGCGGCACCGAACCTGCTGCTCGGCAACGCGCTGGTGCTCAAGCACGCCTCCCTCTGCCCGCTGTCCTCGCAGGCCTGTGAGGACGTGCTTCTCGACGCCGGCCTCCCCGCCCACGTCTTCCGGAACGTCCGCGCCTCCGGCTCCCAGATGGCCGATTTCATCGCGGACCCGCGGATCGCCGCGGTCTCCCTGACGGGGTCAGAAGAGGCGGGTGCGGCCGTCGCGGAGGTCGCGGGCGCGCACCACAAGAAGTCCGTCCTCGAGCTCGGCGGCAACGACCCCTTCCTCGTCCTCGACGACCACAACCTGGAGAAGGTGCTCGGCCGCTACGTCAGCGCCCGCATGGCCAACGCCGGGCAGGCGTGCAACGCGCCGAAGCGGCTCATCGTGCTCGCACCCTTCTATGAGCGGGCCCTGGAGTTCCTCCGGGAGCGCATCGGCGCCCTGCCGGTCGGCGCGTGGGACGACCCGGACGCGAAGGTCGGGCCGCTGTCGTCGGTCGAGGCCCGCGACGAGATCGTCCGGCGCCTCGCGGAGGGCGACGCCACCGTCGTGGTCGGCGGCCGACCGCTCGACCGCCCCGGCGCCTTCCTCGAGCCGACCCTGCTCACCGACGTCGACCCCGCCTCCGACCTGGGCTGCAACGAGATCTTCGGGCCCGTCGCTATCCTCCACCGCGCGGCCGACGTCGAGGAGGCCGTCGCCCTGGCCAACGACACCGACTACGGCCTGGGCAGCTACGTCTTCGGGTCCGACCTGGAGCTGGCGCAGGAGGTGGCCTCCCGCATGGAGGCCGGCATGACCTACGTCAACGAGACCGGGGCCTCCCGCCCCGGCCTGCCCTTCGGCGGCATCGGGCGTTCCGGATACGGGCGCGAACTGGGGGAGTGGGGCGTCGACGAGTTCGCCAACCTGCACCTCTTCCGCGTCAGCCCGGCACTGTAGGGGACCTGTTCGAACACCCGGCGGGTGACGTGTCGGAGTGGCGCGATACCGTCAGGGGGTGACTGACACCGCCCCCGCACCCACCACCCCGGCGGACGGCCCCGAGGACATCCGGTGGCTGCGTACGCGCCGCCGCACGGCGACCACCGCCGCCGAACAGGCCGTCGTCCGCCATCAGCTGAGCCGTCTGGCCCGCCACCTGGAGCAGCGCCCTGCGGCCGAGTCGCCGACCCACTACGTGGTGCTCGCCGTCGTCACGCTGATCGGCGGGATCACCCTCGGCGTCGGCCTGTACGCCCTGGCCGACTCGATGTGGATGTGGTTGACCTCATGAGCAGGCAGAACTCCGGTTGCGGCATGCTGCTCATCGGCGTGTTCGTCCTCGCCGCGGTCTTCTGGGCGGTGGGCGTGGTGCTGTGGCTCCTGGCGCTGGCCGTGCCGGTGGCGGGACTGCTCGGGGCCGGCTACTTCCTGGTCCGGGCGACACAGGTCCGCGACGAGGCCGTTGAGCGTGCCGCCGCAGACGCCGAGCTCGAGATCCTGGTGCAGGACGCCGCCTTCGACCTGGCGGACACCATCACCCGGTGGGACACGCTGGTGTTCACCAAGGGGATCGGCACGGAACTGCAGGGCCATGAGGAGGAGGCTGTCGCCATCCAGCAGCAGCTGTTCGCAGCGCACGAGGCACTGCTCTCCGCCCCGACCCTGCCGCACCGTCTCCGGGCGGTGGTCCGGGCCGACGAGCTCCGCGAGTCCGCCGAGCGGTACCTCTAGGGCGCCCATGCCGCTCCTCATCCTCGGTGCCCGCACGTTGCACGGCTACCCCAGCCGCATCCTCGTGGACCGGCTGCGCCGTGCGCTCCCGCTTGTCGACGCCGCCCCCGTCGTCGTCTCCGGCGACGGCGAGGCCGCCGTCATGGAGCAGTGGCTCACCGCGCACGGCGTCGACCCGGCCCTGATCGTGCGGGAACCCCGTGCCCGGTCGACGAACGAGAACCTCGAGAACGCCCGTGCTCTGTTCCCCGACGTCCCGCGCTGGACGATCGTGACCTCCGACTTTCATGTCTGGCGCACGCGCCTGTGGGCCTGGCACCTGGGTGTCCCGGCGGACGTGGTGGGGGCGCCGACGCAGCGTCGCGACCTGCTCGTGGCGGTGCTTCGGGAGTGCCTGGCGCTGCCGCACTCGGCGCTGCGGATCGCGTGGCGGCGGGTGAGGTCGATCGCCGGTGAACACCGCTGATCCCGGGGCGCGTGGGGGCCGGAAATCACCGGCGATCCACCGCGAAATAGTTCTCAACGAGCAATCTTGCGCAATGGGCAATTCGGTGGAAGTGTGGTGGCATGTCCACACTGCTCGCCCGACTGGGCTCCCACTCCTTCCGCCACCCCGCCCGGGTGCTGGCCGTCTGGCTGCTGATCCTCATGGCGGTCATCGCGCTCGTCCTCAGCACGGACGGCCGCATCCGTTCCTCCGTCACCGTCGACGGCACCCCCGCGCAGGAACAGCTCGACCGGATCAGGGCCGAGCTTCCCGACGCCGGCGGCGCCCAGGGCTCCATCGTCTTCCGCGCCGGCGACGACACGCCTCTCGACGCCGCCGAACTCGGGACCGTCGCCGCGGCGGTCCGTGCCGCGGAGGGGCTGGACTTCGTCGTCGACAAGGCGGCCCGTACCGCCCAGCGGCAGGCCGAACTGCAGGCGCGGGCGCAGTCCCCGCAGCAGCTCCAGACCATGACCGCCATGCTCGGCGAGCTCCAGCGCGGCACCGACCCGCAGGGCCGGCCCCTCGTCCTTGACGGCACCCCGGTCCCCGGCGTGACCCTCAGTGTCGACGGCACCATCGCCGTTTACGACGTGCAGCTCAGCGACGCCCTCGACGACCTGCCCCCGGGCGTGGCCGACGAGCTCATGGAGGCGGTGGACGGGCAGCTCGCGGGGACCGCGCTGCAGGCCTACCCGAGCGACTCACTGCTGCCGCTGGAACCGCCGGTCGGCGGGCATGAGCTGGTGGGTCTCGCGGTGGCCGCGGTGGTCCTCCTGCTCACCCTCGGTTCCCTCGTGGCCGCCGGTCTCCCGCTGCTCACCGCGGTGACGGGCGTGGCCATCGGCGTGGGCGGGGCGTTCGGCCTCTCCGGCTTCTACACCATGACCTCGACCACGCCGGTGCTGGCGCTCATGCTCGGCCTGGCGGTGGGCATCGACTACGCCCTGTTCATCCTCCACCGGCAGCGTTCGCTCATCCTCCACGAGGGCATGAGCGCGCACGACGCCACACGACGGGCGGTGGGCACCTCCGGCACGGCCGTCGTCTTCGCCGGGCTCACCGTCATCGTCGCCCTCCTCGGCCTGCTCGTCCTGCGCATCTCCTTCGTGTCCACTATGGCCCTGGCCACCGCGGCGACCATCGCGATTGCGGTGTCGCTGTCGGTCACCGCGCTGCCGGCGCTGCTGGGGCTGGTGGGCGAACGGGTCGTCGGGAAGCGTGCCCGGGCCCGCGCCGCAGCGGGCGGGAAGGCGGAGGAGCACCGCGTGGACCGCGGCTGGGCCCGCGCCCTCACCGCCCGCCCGCTGGTGGTCATCGTCGGCGTGGTCCTCGCGCTGGGGCTGCTGGCGCTGCCGGTCGCCGACATGCGCCTGGGGATGCCGGGTGGAGGGGCGGCGTCGGAAAGCTCCCCGGAGAGGATCAACCACGACCTCACCGCACGGGCACTCGGGGAGGGCGCGAACGGGCCGCTGCTCGTCGCCGTGGAGAAGCCGGCCGGGGAACCGGATCTGGCGGGTGTCCGGGCGACGCTCGACACGCTCGGCGGCTTCGAGGGCGTCGCCAGCGCGGCGCTGCGCGGCACCAGCGAGCACCTGGAGATCTACGCCCTCACCCCCGTGACCGGCCCTCTCGCGCCGGAGACCACCGACCTGGTCCACGATCTGCGCGACGCCGGCTACGGCGTCACCGGACTCACCGCGATCAACATCGACCTCTCACAGAAACTTGCCGACGCCGTCCCGCTCTACCTCAGCATCATCGCGGGACTCTCCCTGCTCATCCTGCTGCTGGTGTTCCGTTCCGTCGTCATCCCCGTCGCCGCGACGCTGGGTTTCCTGCTCACCATCGGTGCCACCTTCGGCGTGACCACGCTGGTGTTCGGCACCGTCCTCAGTTTCCTGCCCATCATGGCCACCGGCATCCTCTACGGCCTGGCGATGGACTACCAGCTCTTCCTCGGCACCGCGATGCGCGAGGCGTACGTCCACGGGGCCACGCCCCGGGAGGCTGTCGTCGAGGGATTCGCGCACGCCAGCCGCGTCGTCGTCGCGGCGGCCGTCATCATGATCTCGGTGTTCGGCGTCTTCGTGCTCACCGACGACATCACCATCCGCCAGTTCGGCCTCACCCTCGCGGTGGGCATCCTCATCGACGCCCTCCTCATCCGCATGGTCCTCATCCCCGTCGTGATGAGCCGGGCGGGCCGCGCCGCATGGTGGCTGCCCCGCTGGCTCGACCGCGCCCTGCCGCGTCTCGACGTCGAGGGGTCCGCCCTGCGCAACTGATGTGTCATGCTGGATCCATGACCTCCAGCCTCAGAGACACCAAGCGGGCGGCCACCCGGCGCGCGCTCGCCGACGCCACCTACCGCCGTGTCCGCGAGCACGGTTTCGACGGGGTCACCATCGAGGAGATCACCACCGACGTCAACGTCTCCCGGCGCACCTTCTCCAACTACTTCGCCAACAAGGAGGAGGCGGTGGCCTTCGTCCCCGTGGACCGCATCCGCGCGGAACTGGAGGAGTGGGTCGTCCCGGAGCAGGCGGACATCCCCACGGCCGTCCGCTCCGTCGTCGGGCACCTCATGAACAGCGGCCTGCCGCTCCTGCTCGCCGAACTGGACCGCCTCGGCCGCAGCCACACGCCCTTCGGCCCCCACGCCCGCGAGGCGCAGTGGGCGGTGTGGGAGGCCGTCGGCGACAGGCTCCGCGCCGAACTGCTTATCGACGACCCCCGCGAGCGCCGCAACCTCGCCATGCTGCTCGGTGCCCTGTACGGCATCGTCTCCGCCCGACTCGCCGAGTCGGAGGAGGCGGCGGACCTCGCCGCGGTGCAGGAGAGCGTCGCCGAGGTGTTCACCTGGCTGGAACCGGCGATCCGGGGGCAGGCCGGGGCGCCGGGCGCCGGCGGCGTCGATCGCCGGTGAGCATCGCTGATCCCGGGCGTCGCGGGGGCCGGTGTTCACCGCCGATCGACCGAGCTAGCGGCGGCGCCACACCCACCACGTGAGCCCGACGAACACCGCCGCCACGACCCCCGGCCACAGGGCCGGCTCGGGGGAGAAGAGGTTGAGCACCGCCTGCACCAGCGCGAGGAAGGCGAAGAAGCCGAGGAAACCGAGCAGGGTCTCGTGCTGGAGCGTCCGGCGGCGACCCCGCCCGGGATCGGGGTCGGTCACGCCTTCACACCACCGGCGGTGAGGCCGGAGACGATGCGCCGCTGGAAGATGAGCACCATGATGATGAGCGGGACCGTCACCAGGGCACCCGCCGCCATGATGGAGGCGTAGGGGTACTCGAAGGCGCTCGGCCCGGAGAAGCGGGCGATGGCGACGGTGACGGGCTCGGTGGCGGTCGTCGAGAGCTGGCGGGCGAGCATGAACTCGTTCCAGGTGGCGATGAACGCCAGGATCGCCGTCGTGAACAGCGCCGGGGCCGCCAGGGGGAGCAGCACGAGGCGGAAGGCCTGGCCGCGGGAGGCGCCGTCGACACGCGCGGCCTCCTCCAGCTCCCAGGGCAGCTGCCGGAAGAAGGACACCAGGGTGTAGATCGTCAGCGGCAGGGCGAAGGAGATGTTCGGGATGATCATCGCGCGGTAGGTGCCGATCCACCCGAGGTCGCCGAAGAGCTGGAACAGCGGGGTGACCAGGGCGATGCCCGGGAACATCGACGCGGCGAGGATGATGCCGGTGACCACGCCCTTGCCGGGGAAGTTCAGCCGGGCGAGGGCGTAGGCGGTGAAGACGCCGACCATGACGGCGAGGGAGGTCGTCGCCACGGAGATGAGCAGCGAGTTGCCGATCGCCCCGAGGAAGTCGTTGCCCTTGTTGGTGGCCAGCGCGTCGCGGAAGTTCTCCAGGGTGACGTGCGTCGGCCAGGGGGTGGTGTCGAAGGTGTAGCGCTTGTCGCGCAGGGCGACGATCACCATCCAGTAGAAGGGCGCGAGGCCCCAGAACATGATGAACAGCACTCCCAGGTAGTGCCACAGTGTTGCGCGCCTCATGACACGAGCTCCTCTTCCTCCATCTTGACCTGCCTCCGCTTCCGCATCCCGGGGACCTTCCGGCCCTTCACGCCGCGCTGTCCCGACACGTCGGCGCCGAGGAAGCGGATCATGATGAACGCCACGGCGAAGATGAGCAGGAAGATGAGCGTCGACAGGGCGGAGGCGGAGTTGAAGTTGTTCTGCCGCATGTCCTCGACCACCAGCTGCGAGATGGTCGCGGTGGGGGAGTTGGAGGACGCGGAGATCATGATGACCGGCAGGTCGTACATGCGCAGCGCGTCGAGCGTGCGGAACAGCACCGCCACCATGAGGGCCGGCTTGACCAGCGGCATGGTGATGAGCCGGAACTGCTGCCAGCGGGAGGCGCCGTCGACACGCGCGGCCTCGTAGACGTCCTTGGGGATCATCTGCAGGCCCGCGAGGATGAGCAGTGCCATGAAGGGGGCCGTCTTCCACACGTCGGCGATGATGACCGCGGAACGCGCCGCCCAGGGGTCGGTCGTCCAGGAGATGTTCGTGTCGAAGAGGGAGTTGACGATGCCCCGGTCCGCGAAGATGAACTGCCACAGCTTCGCGGTGACCGCGGTGGGGATGGCCCAGGGGATGAGCACCGCGGCGCGGACGAGACCCCGGCCGCGGAACTCACGGTTCATCACCAGCGCCATGAACATGCCGAGGATGGTCTCCAGGGCGACGGTGACGACCGTGAAGAACAGTGTGATCCGCACGGCCGGCCAGAAGTCGGTGGCGAGCACCCCCGGCGGACAGGTGGAGACCGTGCCGGAGGGGGACATGCAGCGGTTCGACAGCCAGTACAGGTAGTGGTCGAGTCCGGCGAAGCCACCTTCGACGAAGAGTCCGGTGGTGGGGTCGAGCGACTTGTCCGCCTGGAAGGACAGGAAGATCGCGCGCAGGATCGGGTAGCCGATGACGATGGCCAGGACGATGAGCGCGGGGGCGATCAGCCAGGCCGCGGAGCGGGCCTGACCGGCACGTGTGTTCATGTGCGGCTCCTTCGGTTCAGTGTTACGTCCCACACAACCACAAAAGACCTGCCCGGGGTGGGCAGGTCTTTCACGGTGAGGCGGTGTGGCGCTTAGCGGGAGGCCTGCTCGATGGCGGCCTTCATGTCGGCGGTCGCGTCATCGACGGACTTGCCGGCGGTCAGGGCGGCGTAGGCGTTGTCCTGGATGGCCTTGGAGACGGCCGTGTAGAACGGGGAGACCGGACGCGGTGCGGCGTTCTCCAGGGACTCCTTCAGGGCCGGCAGGTACGGGAACTGCTCGACCAGGGCGTCGTCCTCGTAGATGGAGGCGAGGACCGGCGGGAAGGAGGCCTCGGCGAAGGAGGTCTGGTTCTCCTCGTTGATGATGAACTTGATGAAGTCCAGCGCGGTGCGCTTGTTCTCGGAGTTGATGTTGATGCCGTTGTTGTAGCCACCCAGGGTGGAGACACCGACACCGTCCTTGCCGACGAGCGGCTGGACCTCGAACTTGCCCGCGACCTCGGAGGTCTCGCCCTCGGCGTTGGTGTACATGTACGGCCAGTTGATGGCGTACGCGGTGTCACCGCCGACGAACGCGAGGTTGGTCTCCTCCTCCGTGGCGGAGGTGGACGCGGAGGAGATGGTGCCGTTCTCGTAGGCGTCGACAAGCGCCTGGAGGCCTTCCTTGGCCTGGTCGGAGTCGACGGTGACGTCACCGGCGTCGGAGAGGACGGAGCCGCCCCAGCCCTCCATGAAGCCGACGGTGTTGACGGTCAGGCCCTCGTACTGCTTGAGCTGCAGGGTGAGGCAGTCGGTCTCGAGCCCGGCGCAGGACGCCTCGAGCTCGGCCCAGTTGGTCGGGGCCTCCGGGATCAGCTCGGTGTTGCGGAAGAGCAGCTGGCCGTTGGTGTTCTGCGGCAGTGCGTAGAGGGTGCCGTTGTAGGTGGCGGAGTCGACGGTGGACTGCAGCAGGTCGGAGGTGTCGACCTCCAGGTCGCCGGTCAGCGGTGCGAGCCACTGGTTGGCGGCGAAGTCGGCGGTCCAGACGACGTCGAGCGCCATGACGTCGTAGTCGGAGTTGCCCGCCTGCAGGGACTGCACGAGGGTCTCACGCTGGGCGTCGGCCTCACCGGCGAGCTCACGGAGGGTGACCTGCTCGTCCGGGTTCTGGGCGTTCCACTTCTCGATGATCGGGGTGATCTTGTCGGTGTCGTTCTTGCCCATGGCGAAGGTGATCGGGCCGCGACCCTCCTCCGAGTCGGAGGCTGCCTCGGTGGCGGTGGTGGTGTCGGTTGCCGTGGCGGTGGTGGTCTCCCCGGTGTCGCCGCTGTCGGCGCAACCTGCGAGAACCACGGTCGAGACGATGGCGATGGCCGCCAGGGAACGGCCCGGGCGCTTCAGTGCGATGTTCATCTGTGATTCACCTTTCATAAAACTACGGTTGTTCCTTAATGTAGTGACGCAGGTAATAGCCCGGACCTAACTTGTTCCCGATCACCCCCTCGCGGGGGTGTGTCAGAGACGGTTTCCCGAGGACGGGTCAAAACGGTGCGCCGCCGCCGGGTCGTACGCGAACGTGACCGCCGACCCACGCTCCGGCACCGCCCGGTCACCCAGCCGCGCGACCAGCCGCACGCCCTCGCTCGTGGCGTACACGTAGGACTCGGACCCGAGCTCCTCCACGAGGTCCACGGTGGCCGCCCGGGTCACCCACCCCTCCGGCGCCTGCTTGTCGACGACCACCTGCATCGCCTCCGGCCGCACCCCCAGGGTCACGCCCTCCCCCGGGAAGAGGTTCATCGAGGGGGACCCGATGAAGCCGGCGACGAACTCGTTGACGGGGGAGTCGTAGAGCTCCCGCGGGGGAGCGACCTGCTGGAGGACGCCGTCCTTGAGCACCGCGACGCGGTCACCCATCGTCATCGCCTCGACCTGGTCGTGCGTGACGTAGACGGTGGTCGTGCCGAGGCGGCGCTGCAGGGCGGCCAGCTCGGCGCGGGTCTGCACACGCAGCTTCGCGTCGAGGTTCGACAGCGGCTCGTCCATGAGGAACACCTTCGGGTCACGCACGATCGCGCGGCCCATCGCCACGCGCTGCCGCTGACCACCGGACAGGTCCTTCGGCTTGCGGTCGAGGAACTCCTCGAGGCCGAGCATCTCCGCGGCGTCCTGCACCCGCTTCCTGATGTCCGCGGCCGGCATCTTGGCCAGCTTGAGGGCGAAGCCCATGTTCTTCGCCACGCTCAGGTGCGGGTACAGCGCGTAGTTCTGGAACACCATCGCGATGTCCCGGTCGCCCGGCTCCACGCCGGTGACGTCCTTGCCGTCGATGAGCAGGTGGCCGGAGTCGACGGGCTCGAGCCCCGCCAGCGCACGCAGCGTCGTGGACTTCCCGCAGCCCGAGGGGCCGACCAGCACGAGGAACTCGCCGTCCGCGATCTCCAGGTCGAGATCCTTCACCGTCGGACGCTCCGCGCCCGGGTAGCGGATGGACACCTTGTCGAATGTGACCGTTGCCATGTGTGAACGATAACACCGAAGCGCATCACCGGAGCGCGTCACGCTGGGACGGGCAGGCCCCGTGTTCGCAGGTACCCGTCTGTGCGCCGGACGGCGGGAAACGCCAGGTCGAAAAATGAGGGTCACGGGGAAAAGGGTATCTCCGCACGGGGGTGGGTCCGCAGGACCCTACAAACGGGCGGTCACCTTCTCCGCTGCGGCGATCTCCTCGAGCCGCGCCGCGTCGACCATCCCGGCGACCACCACGGCGGAACCACCCGCGGACATCGGCTCGAGGACGGCGCGGACGAGCCCCTCCTCGGTGCTCCACCCGGTGGACAGCACACGCTCCGGCCCGCTGTCGGCCACCACGATGTCGAGGAGCGAGGGCGCGGGGCCGTAGAAGTCGTCGCCGTAGAAGCGGACCGTCGGACCGAAGTCGACGGCGCCGGCGGGGAGCTCACCGCCGGACTCGACGACGCCCCGGCCGAAGGGGTCGTCGGTGACCAGCACGACGTCGGAACCGGCGCCCGCCCAGGAGTCGAAGGACTCCGGCGACGTGAACACGACGTCGCCCTCCCCGTCGAAGCCCCACTCGACCTCCGCGGCCAGGGCCCCGAGCACGATGGCCACGGCCTGCCAGCTCACGGGCAGGTCGATGACGATGCGGGAGGAGGGGTCGAGGTCGAGTTCCTCGAGCAGCATGTTGCCGACTTTCGCCGCCCAGTTGTCCAGGGTCACTGCGGAGAAGTCGAGCCGCGCGCCGGTGGACTCGTTGTAGACGGTCAGCCGCGGGGTCGAGGGGTCGGTCCTGAGCAGATGTGCGAGAAGCTCCATGCCGCCCCATGGTAGGCAGCTCGCGTGGGATACGCTGCTATCCATGTCAGAGATGGTGGATCCCCTGCGCAGGTTCGACCGGATGGCCCACCGGGCCGCCCGGGAGGTCATCGGCAGTTACTCCACCAGTTTCTCCCTGGCGGCGAAGCTGCTGGCGCCGGGCATCCGCCGTGACGTGCAGAACATCTACGCGATGGTGCGTGTGGCGGACGAGATCGTCGACGGCCCCGCCGCGGAGGCCGGCGCCAGCCCTTCCGCGCTTCTCGACACCTACGAGCAGTCCGTCCTCGCCTCCCTCACGGGACGCTTCTCGGTGGATCCCGTCGTCCACGCCTTCGGCCTCACCGCCCGGCGCTGCGGCATCCCGGCGGAGCACGTGACGGCCTTCTTCCGTTCGATGCGGGCGGACCTCACCGAGACGTCCCACACCCCGGAATCCCTCGAGGCGTACATCTACGGTTCCGCGGAGGTCGTCGGGCTGATGTGCCTGGCGGCGTTCCTCGTCGACCACCCCGTCACCCCGGAGGAGCGGGCGCGCCTCGAGCACGGGGCGCGGGCACTGGGCTCGGCGTTCCAGAAGATCAACTTCCTCCGCGACCTCGCGGAGGACTCCCGCGACCTGGGCCGCAGCTACCTCGGGGATCTGAGCGACGACACGAAACCGGCGTTCATCGCCGGGATCCGCGAAGAGCTCGCCGCCGCCCGCGACGTTCTCCCGCTGCTGCCCGGGCAGGCACGTGTCGGCGTCCTCGCGGCCACGGACCTCTTCTCCGAGCTCACCGATCTTCTCGACGCCGCCCCCGTCGCCGAACTCCGCGCCCGCCGACTGAGCGTGCCGATGCGCCGCAAGGTCGCTCTCGCCGCCCGCGCCATGGTGAAGGCGGGCCGATGAGCACCGCCGGGAAGGGCCGGGCGCTGGTCATCGGTGCCGGAGTCGCCGGTCTGGCCACCGCCGCGCTGCTGGGCCGTGAGGGTTACGACGTCACCGTCCTCGAACGCACCGACGCCGTCGGCGGCCGCGCCGGGATCCACGAGGTCGACGGGTTCCGCTTCGACACCGGCCCCTCCTGGTACCTCATGCCCGACGCCTTCGAGCACTTCTACCGACTGCTGGGCACGTCGAGTGAGGAGCAGCTCGACCTCGTCCCCTCGATCCCGCGTACCGGCTCTTCCCGGAGGGGGAGGAGCCCCTCGACGTGCCCTCCGGTCCCGGGATATTCCGGCTGGCGGAATCGCTCGAGCCCGGGGTGGGGGAGAAGCTGCGC of the Corynebacterium humireducens NBRC 106098 = DSM 45392 genome contains:
- a CDS encoding phytoene/squalene synthase family protein encodes the protein MSEMVDPLRRFDRMAHRAAREVIGSYSTSFSLAAKLLAPGIRRDVQNIYAMVRVADEIVDGPAAEAGASPSALLDTYEQSVLASLTGRFSVDPVVHAFGLTARRCGIPAEHVTAFFRSMRADLTETSHTPESLEAYIYGSAEVVGLMCLAAFLVDHPVTPEERARLEHGARALGSAFQKINFLRDLAEDSRDLGRSYLGDLSDDTKPAFIAGIREELAAARDVLPLLPGQARVGVLAATDLFSELTDLLDAAPVAELRARRLSVPMRRKVALAARAMVKAGR
- a CDS encoding TIGR03089 family protein, whose translation is MELLAHLLRTDPSTPRLTVYNESTGARLDFSAVTLDNWAAKVGNMLLEELDLDPSSRIVIDLPVSWQAVAIVLGALAAEVEWGFDGEGDVVFTSPESFDSWAGAGSDVVLVTDDPFGRGVVESGGELPAGAVDFGPTVRFYGDDFYGPAPSLLDIVVADSGPERVLSTGWSTEEGLVRAVLEPMSAGGSAVVVAGMVDAARLEEIAAAEKVTARL
- a CDS encoding ABC transporter ATP-binding protein — its product is MATVTFDKVSIRYPGAERPTVKDLDLEIADGEFLVLVGPSGCGKSTTLRALAGLEPVDSGHLLIDGKDVTGVEPGDRDIAMVFQNYALYPHLSVAKNMGFALKLAKMPAADIRKRVQDAAEMLGLEEFLDRKPKDLSGGQRQRVAMGRAIVRDPKVFLMDEPLSNLDAKLRVQTRAELAALQRRLGTTTVYVTHDQVEAMTMGDRVAVLKDGVLQQVAPPRELYDSPVNEFVAGFIGSPSMNLFPGEGVTLGVRPEAMQVVVDKQAPEGWVTRAATVDLVEELGSESYVYATSEGVRLVARLGDRAVPERGSAVTFAYDPAAAHRFDPSSGNRL